From the genome of Papaver somniferum cultivar HN1 unplaced genomic scaffold, ASM357369v1 unplaced-scaffold_1492, whole genome shotgun sequence:
GACTTTGCATCTTTCGTTATTAGAAAGATTTAGTgaaacagaagaaagaagaagagagaattgCTTGCGGAACCAGAAAAAGGTCTGAGAAATGAGAGATTGGGCAGCACCGATTGTAGCTGTAGCTCTGTTTGCATTTTTGTGTCCGGGATTAATCTTTCAACTACCAGGGAAACATAAACCAGTCGAGTTTATGAACATGAAGACCAGTGTTATCTCAGTTTTTGTTCATTCTATCATTTATGGTTTATTGCTCATGTTATTCCTTGTTATCCTGCGTATTCATGTCTATGTGTAGACCAAGAATTTCAGATATATATGGCCCTTCGATCTCATTATCAGTAATGAATTATATgcattcttcatttgaatttttttgttttctccaATGCAAGTGCACATACTAGTTCGGTTACTCATGGGATTCTTCGTGTTTGTTATCCATTGTATGATCAAGAAGCAAGCGAACTCCATGAAAATCAACTACATTCTTTTATTAATAAGACTAAGCCAAGCAACAAAGGAAGTAAAATCAGACAAGTGCAGTGataaaaagaaccaaaagaacTTACAAACGACCCTAAATTGTGAAAATTCAAAGATAAACAGCAAACTCGAAGCAACCTCCAATTCCTCCATAAGTGTTGTTGCTCTCGGTGGTGCCGTAAATGTTGTTTGGGTTAAGTGCCAAGGTACATGTGAACCTTAACAGCTAACAAGAAAATGCAAATAAGAGCAAAATAGATGAGGGAATGAATCACAACTGATGCACCACTCGTATGAAAGCTCCCAAACTCGATGAATCGGCCTCGACCAGGTAACTGAAACAGTACCCCTGGGGACAACAAGATAAACAGAAAGAACGATACGAAAACCGGTCCCCAATCCGCCATCTCtgaatcaatttttcttcttcttaattagaCAAGATATTGTTCAGTTCTAGACGTGTTTGAGAGAAACAGTATGTTATTAGAGCAAGGGGTTGAAATGAGCAATTTATAATCATGTAAGATAAGCAAGGAAATAGATAAGATAATCAAAGATGGGAAGAAGTTTAAGGAATCAAGTCATGTATAGATTCATTTCCCGCCGTCCCATTTGTAATTTCCTTTTAAAACAGGCTTTAAAAGAAGCGCAACCAATTTCTATGCCTATGTGTGGTACGTACCTTGAAGTAGAGGATTTCTTTGGATGCCAGCATTTTATATGGTTCTCATTTGGTTGCACTTTCCGCAGGATGTACCGCAAATGAATTCCGATTGTCCTCTAATGTGTTGTTACATAATAATGGATACAACAGAATAATTCTCTTAATTAAAAACACttaattcattttattttatttttaatgaatATTCAGACCACATTTCATTCAATTCAAAAAAGTGATTATATGATTAtttacaagaaaaagaacatcaaaatacaagaaacttgaaacccaaatacaaataaagataccaaATACATGTaattcgcgaagagaaagagcaaaaTACCGCAAAGGTATCCAATTTTTGTATGAAAAGTAGAGAGAAAagatggtataatccggaatcgGTTCCGACCATTTTGTATGTTTGTCTTCCAtaataagagatgctccaaaaaCAAAGGAGTGATTAGCCTTTAATCTTGTATATATGACCGAAAAACCGGATGCCCTGA
Proteins encoded in this window:
- the LOC113335500 gene encoding uncharacterized protein LOC113335500 gives rise to the protein MRDWAAPIVAVALFAFLCPGLIFQLPGKHKPVEFMNMKTSVISVFVHSIIYGLLLMLFLVILRIHVYV
- the LOC113335499 gene encoding uncharacterized protein LOC113335499 — encoded protein: MADWGPVFVSFFLFILLSPGVLFQLPGRGRFIEFGSFHTSGASVVIHSLIYFALICIFLLAVKVHMYLGT